In SAR324 cluster bacterium, a single genomic region encodes these proteins:
- a CDS encoding biopolymer transporter ExbD, with translation MSPQQDNDSMSDINITPFVDVLLVLLIIFMVTAPIVNHVIQVDLPKDKYQEDKHKLLDSPLRLVIDQAGVLYVGEEKIGKVEQTDFEETLTKKIRLWANDQQNPVVDLEADQNIRYGLVVPVIARLKEMNVGLNLVIVPLASPQ, from the coding sequence ATGTCTCCGCAACAGGATAATGATTCCATGAGCGATATCAATATTACACCCTTTGTGGATGTTCTGTTGGTATTGCTGATTATTTTCATGGTGACAGCACCAATTGTCAACCATGTCATTCAGGTGGATCTCCCCAAAGACAAATATCAGGAAGACAAGCATAAACTGCTTGATTCCCCCCTTCGTCTGGTCATCGACCAAGCTGGTGTTTTGTATGTTGGCGAGGAAAAGATTGGCAAGGTGGAGCAAACAGATTTTGAGGAAACTCTTACGAAAAAAATCAGACTATGGGCTAATGATCAGCAAAACCCGGTGGTCGATCTGGAGGCCGATCAGAATATCCGCTATGGCCTGGTTGTGCCGGTGATTGCCCGCCTCAAGGAAATGAACGTGGGTCTCAATCTGGTGATTGTGCCCCTGGCGTCTCCCCAATAA